The Hymenobacter swuensis DY53 genome includes the window GTTTGTCAATTGTTCTGGCTTTCTACTCCCACCACCGCAGCTGCGGCAGGGGCTGGCCGAGGGTGATGGGCTGGCCCAGCTCGGGGGTGGTGATGGGGAGCTGGTGGAGGGCGGCAGCGGCGGTGGCGCGGCGCACCGGCTCGTTCCAGGCGTGGTGAGCCTCGGTGAAAGCGCCCCAATGCACCGGCAGCATGGTCCGGGCCCGCACGTCGAGGGCGGCCTGCACGCTTTGCTCGGGCAGCATGTGAATCTGGGCCCAGTTGGCGTCGTACTGCCCGCATTCCAGCAGGGCCAGGTCGAAGGGGCCGTGCTGCTGGCCGATGGCGCGGAAGTGCTGGCCGTAGCCCCCGTCGCCGCTGTAGAACACGCGGTGGGTGGGCGTTTTCAGCACCCAGGAGCTCCAGGAGGTAGAGTTGCGGTTGGTGAGGCCCCGCCCCGAGAAGTGCCGGGCCGGCGTGCTCACGATGGTCAGGCTCGGCAGCTGCACCGAGTCCTGCCAGTTGAGCTCCTGCACACGGGAGGCCTCTACGCCCCAGGCCCGCAGGTGCGCACCCACACCCAGCGGCACGTAAAAGTGCGCCACCTTATCCTTGAGCCGCAGAATAGTCTGGTAGTCGAGGTGGTCGTAGTGGTCGTGGGAGATGAGCACCGCGTCAATAGCCGGCAGCTGCTCGGCCGTAATGGCGAGGCTGGGATTGTACCGCTTAGGCGTCACCCACGACAGCGGCCCCATCTTCACGCTCAGCATAGGGTCGAACAGGATGTTTTTGCCCCCGATTTCCACCAGTGACGCCGAGTGCCCAAACCACGTCACGCGCACCAGATCGGGCGTTTTGCGGGTGATACTGAGCGAATCGAGCGGTTGGGTGGGCAGGGGCGCGGCCGGGGCGGCGTTGGGTACTTTGGTGAACAAAAAGCTCCACAGCACCGAAAACGTGCTGCCGCCGGTCATCACCTCGGTGGGCTCCAGGTTGCGGAACTCACCATCCACGTAACGGCCGGTGCGGGCGTAGGCGGCCCGCTCGGCCTTGGTGGGCTTGCCGCCCAGCTCGGGGCTGAGGTTGGCGAAGGCCACGCCCGCCACCACCAGCACGGCCAGCAGCACCAGGGCCAGCCGGCCGGTTAGTTTTACTAATCTGCGCATTCGTTTTGAGTAAAGTCAGCCGAAAACAGCCGTCGGCAAGGTAGTCGGATTGGGGCGGAAAATATTGCAGCGGCGCTCTGCCCAAACAGAATACGACCGTCATGCTGAGCTTGTCGAAGCATCTCTACCGCTTCGTTGCGGTGGTAATTCAATAAAGCGGTAGAGATGCTTCGACAAGCTCAGCATGACCGTTCAATACTTACCCAAAACGAAATTACCCCGCCTGGTTGCCCGGGCGGGGTAAAGTCGCGAACGAAGTACGAGCCGAAATTAGCCGCGGCTGCCGGCGTCGCGCCGCTCGGGGCCGCCGCGTTGCTTGCCGCCCTGACGGTTGCCCATCTGGCGCATCCGCTCCTGGCGCTTGGCCTCAAACTGGGCGTACTGCTTTTTCGACAGCACGTCTTTCAGCTTCTTGTCGGTGCTTTGACGGATGCTCTGGGCCTGGGCTTTGTGCTGGCTACGGTCTGGGCCCGACTGGCCGCGCAACGCCTGTATCTGCTGCTGCTGCTCCTGGAAAATCCGGGCGACTTTGTCTTTCTGCTTGCTGCTCAGATCCAGTTCTTTGGCCATGGCATCCAGGCGTTTCTGCGGATCGTGGGCGGCGCGTTGGCCTTTGCGATGGTCTTTATCGTGGTCATCCTGGCGCTGCTCTTGGCCACTAATGGCACGGGCGGCGAGAGAAGGCTCGGCGGCGGCAGCAACCAAACCGAGGAAAAGGGCGAAACTCAACAAGTGCTTTTTCATGGGAAAAGGAAATTGGAAGGTGAAACTCAGTGGAAGTTGAAACGGGGTGTGCTGCCTCCCTCCTTTCAAACCAAGTGCCGCGTCCGGCCCCAACGAAGCCGGAATCCAGCAAGCCCGCAGAAACACCGACCAACCGGCTGATTTATTCGCCCACGCGCTGCTGTCCCGTTGGGTCGGCAAGGGGAGAGCAGCCGGCCGCTTACCTTTCGACTTCCTATTCTCCAACTCCACCCTGCCATGTCCACCACGCAGCTACAGCTACTCGGCCACGCCAGTTTCCGCATCACCACGCCCGAAGGCCACAGTATCCTCCTGGATCCGTGGCTGACGAACAACCCGTTCGTGCCGGACAACCTGCGCAACCCCGAGCGCGTCGACCTCGTCCTGCTCACCCACGGCCACGACGACCACCTCGACGCCGAGCTGCCCCCCCTGCTGACCCGCACCGGAGCCAAAGTAGCGGCCCCCGCCCCCGTCCGGTTTTATCTGCAGGAACAGGGCGTGCCGGCCGCGCAGTGCGAGGCCATGAACGTGGGCGGCAGCATTGAGGTGCTGAACCTGCGCTTGACCATGACCATCGCCCACCATGCAGCTCACGTTGATTTGCCGGGCGGCGGCACCAGCCACCAGCACGAGGGCGTGGGCTTTATCCTATGCTTCTCCGACGATACGGTGCTCTATGCCGCCGGCGACACGGCCCTGTTCGGGGATATGCGCCTGCTGGCCGACATTTACGCCCCCACCGTGGCCCTGCTGCCCATCGGCGACCGGTACACGATGGGGCCACGCGAAGCCGCCCATGCGGCCCGGCTGTTGCGGGTGCCGCACGTAGTACCGTTTCACTACGGCACGTTTCCCTCACTGGTGGGCACACCGGACCAGCTGCGCAGCCACCTCTCCCCCGCCGATGCGGTGATGGTGCACGAGTTGCAGGCGGGCGAAACACTGGCCGTAGGAGAACTGCGGTAACCCTTTAACGCCTATGAGGCCAGGGAGACAGAACCGTGTGTTCTGCCTCCCTGGCCCCACAGTATCAGTGAAGTCTCTGGCAATACTCCTGTCTAAAAGCCAAGGAAACTTATCAGTCGCCGTTTTTTGCGGCTTCTGACTTCAACTGCCCGCGTTAGCGCACTTCCAAGCGCGTGATGGCCACTTGCCCGTTACCCAACGTGGCGTGCAGATGGTACATGCCGGGTGTGAGGCCTGCCACAGAAACGCTGTAAGAGCCTGCTGAGGCCGGCAACGCCTGCCGGCGTACCTGACGGCCCAGCGCATCAAGGAGCGTGAGCTGACCACCACCGACTGGCAGCACCAGCGTAGTGTGTTCCGACGCCGGGTTGGGATAGGCAGCTAGGGCCAGGGCTGCCGGAGCACGGTTCGCCGTTACCACACCGCCCGCGTTCAGCTTGGCAATAAACGCATCGGCTCCGGAACCGGTAGTGGCAATAGAGCCGAATGACACGTTACCCAGCACGCCACCGACTATGTAGGCATTGCCGCTGGCATCAGTAGTAACATCAAAGAAAATGGACGCATCATTGGAGGTTGGGTGCGTAGCTGCATCTGCCCACAGTGGAGTACCCTGCCCATCAAAACGGGCCACGAAAGAGGTTTCCTCGTTGGTGGTGAGCGTGGAAGGACCCAGCGTAAGCGTGCCATCGTAGGAGCTGACCGCGTAGATGCCGCCCCGGCCGTCGTACGCAACACTGCCGATGCCATATTCGCTGGGGGTGCTGGCCGTAATCTGCCGCGACCAAAGCAGCGGCCCCGGCGCACTGAAACGGGCCAGATACCCGGCGCTTTCATAGGAAGTGCCCACTTGCCTCCCGTTGGCGTAACCACCCACTACTACCTGACCAGCCGCATCCACCGCAATATCCAGACCCTGGTCTTCATTGGCAGTAGCCTCCCGTTGCGCCCACAGGGCAGTACCCTGCGCATCGTATTTCACTACGTACAGGTCTTCGTCAGTGGTGGTTGAGGCCAGCGTTATCGAGCCGAAGGTGGCCGAGCCGCTGATGCTGCCGGTGAGGTACGCGTTGCCGGTGGCATCCACGGCCAGGCCGTAGTTGTAGTCGCCGTTGGTGCCACCGGCCTGCCGCGTCCAGAGGGGCACGCCGGCCGCCGAGAACTTGTAGAGAAAGATATCCTCCGAGGCAGCGGTAAGCTGGTTGGCACTACTCCCGCCGAAATCCACTGTGCCGGTAAAATCACCGGCCACGTACACATTGCCGGCCGCATCGGTGCCAATACCGTCTAAGTACACATTGTCGGTGGTAGCTCCGCCGGTTTTCGACCACAGCGGCTGGCCCTGCGCGTCAAACTTTACGATGAAGGCATCCACTACATCACGGTTCGAGGTAGTGAGCGTAACAGCACCGAAGGAAAAGCTACCGGTAAAATAGCCCGCCATGTACACGTTACCGGCCGCATCAACGGCCAGAGAGGCTGCATATTCCTCCTCGGTTCCCTCAATTTGGCGCACCCATGCCATGGAGCCATCGGCATTTAGCTTGGCCAGAAACAGGTGTGCATCACCAGTACCGGCGGTCAGCGTAGTTCCCGCAAACGTAATAGTACCCTCATAGATACCGTAGATGATCTGGCTGCCATCGGCGGCTACCAGAATTTTCTGGGCATTGCTGCCGTTGCTGGTAATAGGCCCTGAACTGGTGGCCCGGCGCACAGACGCCCAGGTAGGTGTTGGAGTTTGGGCCTGCACCGCAACGGTGGTTAGTGCCAACGCGGCCGTCAGTCCCAGGCGTGGGAAAAGGGATTGGAACGAAGTAGTAATACGCATACGCAGCGAAAAAATGGGTTAATAATGTGCCGTGAAAATAGAGAGGCTATCTATTGCAAAGGCTGTTTTTAGGTAACAGATAGCGTGGTCCTTTCTCCGCCTACAAGGTAAGAGCCAGGCATCAATGTCACCCTAAAAAAGTAGGGCCCCGGCGGGCACTGGCAAGTGGTAGACCTGCCAGTGCCCGCCGGGGCTCCACTACATACTGTTCAGCGCAACCGATTCCGATTATTCCGGCAGCACCTTGAGGGCTTCCTCATTGCCCTGCTGCATGGCCAGGTCGCGGGCGGAAAGGCCCCGGGTGTCGCGCAGGGTAGTATCGGCCCCGGCTTGGAGCAGAATGGGCACGATGTTGTGGCGGCCGAACAAGGTGGCGAACATCAGGGCAGTGCCGGCGTTGCCGTTGCGGGCGTTGAGGTCGGCCCCGTTATCAATAAGGAGCTGGGCAATTTCGGGGTACCCTTTGAAGGAAACGCCCATCAGGGCCGTGTTACCGCTGGCGTCGTGCAGGTTGGGGTTGGCGCCGGCCGCGAGCAGGGCCCGGGTGGCTTCCGGATGGTTATCATAGGCGGCCAGAATGAGGGCCGTAAAGCCCCGGCCATCCTGGGCATTAACGTCAACACCTTCCTGCAGCAGGCGCTGGATGGTGGCGACATCACCCTGACGGGCAGCATTAAACAGCAAATCTTCGGGACGGGAGGAAGTAAAATCCATGAAAAGCGTGGTTGGGTAGAGGTGATTTTGGGGAGGCCGGACCAGGACAGAGTGTTGCCGCTACCTAAGCTGGCCGCCCGGCTTGTCAGTACGGCGGCGGCCTGAAATGGATAACCCGGCAGACAAAATAGCGCTGGCCGGGTTATGGAGGTTCACTTTCTGGCTTTGCTCATGGATTTGCAACTCACTGATAAACTTGCCCTCGTAACGGGCTCCACGGCCGGCATCGGACTGGCCATTGCCCGCCGGCTGGCGGCGGAAGGAGCCGAGGTTATCCTGACGGGCCGTACCGAAGCCCGCCTTAACGAAGCCCGCACTACCATTCTGCAGGAAACTCCCACTGCCCGGCTACGCGGCGTAGCTGTAGATTTTGGTCGGGCCGAGCAGGTGCAGCGGCTGCTGGACGAGGTTCCCGCCGTGGATATTCTGGTAAACAATGTGGGCATCTTCGAGCCCAAGCCTTTTACGGAAATTTCGGATGCGGACTGGCTGCGTTTCTTTGAGGTGAACGTGCTGAGCGGCGTGCGCCTCTCACGTCAGTATTTCCCCCTGATGCTGGAAAAAAAATGGGGCCGCATCCTGTTCATCTCCAGCGAATCGGGCCTGCAGATTCCGCAGGAAATGATTCATTACGGCACCACCAAAACGGCCCAGCTGGCCGTGGCCCGTGGCCTAGCCGAACTGACTACCGGCACGGAAGTAACTGTCAACTCCGTGCTGCCCGGCCCCACTGCTTCCGAGGGAGTGGAAGAATTCCTGAAGCAGCTGGCCGGTGACGGTAAAACCCGGGCGGAAGCCGAGCACGATTTTTTCCGCGACGCCAGGCCCTCGTCCCTGCTCAAGCGCTTCATTACGCCGGAGGAAATTGCCAACATGGTAGCCTACCTCGCCAGTCCGCTGGCCGTGGCCACCAACGGGGCCTCGGTGCGGGTAGATGGCGGCGTTATTCGCAGCATTGGATAAACCAGCATGGGTGCGTTTGCTACTTATGTGACCCCAATAAGGTCGCCTGAGCGGCAAACGCACCTTTTGCTATTACCCCACCGCCCGGATTAGCCACCGCCGTAGCCACGGCCACTGGCCCAGCCTGAAAGCGGCTTCAACCAGCCCCGGAGCCCGGGCCAGCAGCCGCATAAGGCGGTAGCGGCGGCGCAGGTCCCGGCCCAGCCGTTGCTGCACGGCCTGCTCATATTGCTGCAGGGAAGCCCGGCTGAAATTCTGGGTTTCGCAACAGCGGCGGGCGTGCTCAGCCGCCAGAATGCCGCTGATAACTGCTTTATCAATGCCGTGGCCCTGGAGCGGGTCGATGAGGGCGGCCGCGTCGCCGCACAGCAGGGCGCGCAGCCCCGCCAGCGGCCGTCCGGAGCCGCCCAACGGCAAGCCGAAACCCTGTACCGGCCCCAGCTGCTGGGCTTCCCGGAAGCGTGGGGCCAGCGCTGGATGTGTAGCCAGCAGCTCCGCCAGTACCTGTTTCAGGTCTATCTTTTCGCGGGCAATATCCTCTGAGAGCATGCCGAAGCCGACGTTATACGAGCCATTGCCCACCGGAAACACCCAGCAATACCCGGCCCGGTGCCGCCGCAGAAACAGAAAGTCACTGGTGGTGGCCGGAGCATCCGTTACGCCCCGGTAGTACGCCCGCACGGCAGCGCAGTGCCGGGCCCGATCAAGCGGCCGGGGGAGCAGGCAGCGCCCCACCACCGAGTTGGCCCCGTCGCACCCGATGACCAAATGCGCCGTGAGTTCCCGGCCGCCGGCCAACGTGGCCGTTACGCCGGCAGCAGTGGCCGCCACCGTTTTCACCGGGCTGTCTTCCAGAATTTCAGTGGCGGTATGGCGGCGCACCAGCGTGAGCAGCACTTCATCGAAGTGCAGCCGGGGCGAGTTGAAAGCCGGCGCCTGCCACTCCACGCTCAGCTCCCGCCCGCCCGGTGACACCAGCCGGCTACGGCGTACATCGGTGCGGTGGGGCTCGGTAAGCTGGCGTAATTCTGCCGCATATGCGGGGCGCAGGCGGGCCAGGGCTTTCAACGTCGGGCCCGGAATAGCGTCGCCGCACACTTTATCCCGCGGGAAACGGGCCTTATCCAGCAGCCCGACGCGTAGCCCGCTCCCAGCCAGTGCCAGCGCACAGGCAGCTCCGGCCGGACCGGCTCCCACAATCAGTACATCATACTCCGGAGCTACAGCCACGCCCGAAAGTACGCACCCGGCTTCAGTTACACGGCCGGCTGCTTAGTTGGGCCGCCGCATTTCCTGTTGCCGCATGGGCATGGCATCAATAGTGGAAAAGAGTTGCGCGGGCGGCAGCGGAGAGGTTTCGCGCCGCTTTACCCCACCATCTTTCCCTATCAGAATCACAACAAAGCCGTTGGCGGGGACTTTCAACTGTTCGCGCGCGTAGCGTTGGTCGGCGGGTGGGAGCTGGCTGGTAAACACTTCGCGCACCAGCAAGTCGCGGGTATTCAGTTCTGCCCGGACCGGCGCCAGCAGCTGTTGCTGACGGCGCAAATCGGCATTATCGGCGTTGGGTGCGCACAGCAGCAGGACGCGCTTTTGCCATTTGCTGGCTTTGAGCGTAGCTGCCAGGGAAGCAGCAGGGGCCGTTTGGGCCAGCGCTGCACAGTGCAGCAGCAAAGTCAGCAACAGCAGAGAAACGGTGATTTTCATAGTCATGGCAGCAGCACTGGTGAGCTTTTCCTTCAACGGCCAACGCTACCTTCCAGCCACTCGAACACGTAGTCATAAGCAGCAGCCCGCACGACCGGCTCCGAGAGGAATACGTCGTGAATGGCCCCGGGCACGGCCTGCGTGGTCACATTGGAGCCCAGCCGGGGGGCCAGCTGCTGAATGTGCGTGACGTTGAGCACGATGTCGGTACGCTGAAAATCGTCCTGCCACTGCCGCCCACCCAGGGTGCGGTCGGAGTGCAGCACCAGTACAGGTTGGCGCAATCCGAGACCCTGGCGCACCCGCCGCTGGCCGCGCCGGATAGCCCGCAGCCACCCGGCATTCACGGTAAATACGTGGTTGGGTTTCCAGGCCAGATTATACTCCCACTGGCCTCGGTACGCGCGGTGCAGACTTTGCCCGTACGTATCGGGCAGGCCGGCGGGCAGCGGCAGATTAGGCCACCGCGCCCCCACCGCCGCCGCTACCGGCACGGCCACCTGCCGCCGCAGCCACGACTGGTGCAGCTCCAGAAACGGACTATTCAGCACCAGCGCCATTACCAGCGGCGGCTGACGCTGGGCCAGATACACCGCCGTGATTAGCCCACCCGTGGAGTGCCCGCTCAGCACTATTTCCTGGTAGCCTTCCACCTGCACCTGCGCCAAGGCTGCGTCCAGGTCAGCGAAATATTCGGCCAGGTCCCGCATGTTGTTGGGCCGTTGCTGCGGCAGTAGTGCCCGGCCGTATTTGCGCAGGTCGAGGGCGTAGAAACGGTAGCCGTGCGCCGTGTATTCGGCAGCCATTTCGCGCTGGAAGAAATAGTCGTTGAAGCCGTGCACGTACAGCACGGCCCGCCGGACGGGCCCAGCCGGGGCCGCCCGGCAGCGCACCAGCACCGCCCGGACGGGGCCTTCGTAATCGGCCGGCTGGGCTAGGATGAGCTGTTCGAAATCAGGACCCAACGGGTCGGGCTGGTAGGAAACGGGAACGGAGGAAGCAGGAGGCATAACGGCTCTACGCAAAAGCCGATGGAATGATAAACGGCAGCAGGTAGCTATATAGTAACCGACCGATACGAAAGCCCAGGCAGCTTCCGTTATTTGGCAGCGGGCCCGGGTTGGGGCCGCCTTCCCTCCTCCTATGCGCCTGTTTCTCCTGCTCGCCGCCGCGCTGCTGGCGGCTCTGTACGCCCGCTCTTCTGCCCGCACTCCCGAGCCCAATCCGTCCTTTAGGGCCAATCAGCTACTATTCCCGAAAGTACGGACGGCTTACGCGGCCCACGAAACAACGGTGCAGACTCTGCTCCGTAGCAACGGCCTAGCTCCTGAAAAGCTGGAGCTGTTTCTGCGGGCGTTTAAGGTAGGTCGGCGGCTGGAAGCCTGGGGCCGCAACCAGGGCACCGGGCAGTTCGTGCTGCTACGCACGTTTCGGCTGGCCGGTACCTCGGGCACTTTGGGGCCCAAGCGGCGGGCCGGCGACGGCCAGATTCCGGAGGGCTTCTACACCATCAACCGCTTCAACCCCGACAGCAAATACTACCTCTCCCTGGGCCTGGACTACCCCAACACGGCCGATACATTTCGCGCCGGTACGCTAGACCCTGGCAACGACATTTTTATTCACGGCTCCCACGAAACCATCGGCTGCCTGCCCATTACCGACGAGGGCGTCCGGGAGTTGTACGTGCTGGCTGTGGAAGCCCGGGCAGCCGGCCAGACCAGTATTCCGGTGCATATTTTCCCGTTTGAACTGACGGCCGATAACTTGGCGCGACGCATGGCCAGCCCGCATCTGGCGTTCTGGCAACAGCTGGCTCCGGGTTACCAGGTGTTTGAGGACTCCCACGAGTTGCCAACAGTAACGGTGACTGGCGCCGGAACCTACGCAGTACGGTGAACCTATAATCGGAATTAAAATTTGATTAAAATAACCATACTATTACTTTAATAAGTACATTAACTTCATCTACTCACCACAACCAAACACCTTATGAACTTCACCTCTTACTTGTGCACTGCCAGCTTGATAGCCCTGACTGTTTTGGGCGGCTGCTCAGAAAAGGAAGCTGTGGTAAACACCAAACAGGATATCAGTGCCGACGCGCTGAGCCAGATCCGACAGTTGGGCTTCAGTGCCGCCGATGTGCAGCGCGATGAAGATGGCAACTACGTAGTAGAAGGCGACATTGTGCTTTCGGCCAGCGACTTGAGCAAGCGCGACGCTGTGCAGCTGCTGCGCGTCGGCCAGGATGAGCAGTACCGCACAACTAACCTGGTAACGGGCCTGCCCCGGGTAATTACCGTGAGCATTTCCAGCCAGTTACCCAGCTCTTACGTGGCCGGGCTGGATGAAGCCATTGCCCGCTACAACGCCCAGAATCTGCAGCTCACCTTTGCGCGGGTTTCGTCGGGGGCTACCATCAGCATTGTACGCGCCAACGGCAGCTACCTGGCCTCGGCCGGCTTTCCCAGCGGTGGTGCTCCGTATAACCAGGTGAAGGTAAACTCCCGCGCCATTGGCACTAACCCGGTTACTGGTTACCTCGCCACCATTCTGGCCCACGAAATCGGGCACTGCATTGGCTTCCGACACACCGACTATATGGACCGGAGCTATAGCTGCGGTGGCTCCACCACTA containing:
- a CDS encoding NAD(P)/FAD-dependent oxidoreductase, translating into MAVAPEYDVLIVGAGPAGAACALALAGSGLRVGLLDKARFPRDKVCGDAIPGPTLKALARLRPAYAAELRQLTEPHRTDVRRSRLVSPGGRELSVEWQAPAFNSPRLHFDEVLLTLVRRHTATEILEDSPVKTVAATAAGVTATLAGGRELTAHLVIGCDGANSVVGRCLLPRPLDRARHCAAVRAYYRGVTDAPATTSDFLFLRRHRAGYCWVFPVGNGSYNVGFGMLSEDIAREKIDLKQVLAELLATHPALAPRFREAQQLGPVQGFGLPLGGSGRPLAGLRALLCGDAAALIDPLQGHGIDKAVISGILAAEHARRCCETQNFSRASLQQYEQAVQQRLGRDLRRRYRLMRLLARAPGLVEAAFRLGQWPWLRRWLIRAVG
- a CDS encoding SDR family NAD(P)-dependent oxidoreductase; translated protein: MDLQLTDKLALVTGSTAGIGLAIARRLAAEGAEVILTGRTEARLNEARTTILQETPTARLRGVAVDFGRAEQVQRLLDEVPAVDILVNNVGIFEPKPFTEISDADWLRFFEVNVLSGVRLSRQYFPLMLEKKWGRILFISSESGLQIPQEMIHYGTTKTAQLAVARGLAELTTGTEVTVNSVLPGPTASEGVEEFLKQLAGDGKTRAEAEHDFFRDARPSSLLKRFITPEEIANMVAYLASPLAVATNGASVRVDGGVIRSIG
- a CDS encoding MBL fold metallo-hydrolase, with amino-acid sequence MRRLVKLTGRLALVLLAVLVVAGVAFANLSPELGGKPTKAERAAYARTGRYVDGEFRNLEPTEVMTGGSTFSVLWSFLFTKVPNAAPAAPLPTQPLDSLSITRKTPDLVRVTWFGHSASLVEIGGKNILFDPMLSVKMGPLSWVTPKRYNPSLAITAEQLPAIDAVLISHDHYDHLDYQTILRLKDKVAHFYVPLGVGAHLRAWGVEASRVQELNWQDSVQLPSLTIVSTPARHFSGRGLTNRNSTSWSSWVLKTPTHRVFYSGDGGYGQHFRAIGQQHGPFDLALLECGQYDANWAQIHMLPEQSVQAALDVRARTMLPVHWGAFTEAHHAWNEPVRRATAAAALHQLPITTPELGQPITLGQPLPQLRWWE
- a CDS encoding SBBP repeat-containing protein; translation: MRITTSFQSLFPRLGLTAALALTTVAVQAQTPTPTWASVRRATSSGPITSNGSNAQKILVAADGSQIIYGIYEGTITFAGTTLTAGTGDAHLFLAKLNADGSMAWVRQIEGTEEEYAASLAVDAAGNVYMAGYFTGSFSFGAVTLTTSNRDVVDAFIVKFDAQGQPLWSKTGGATTDNVYLDGIGTDAAGNVYVAGDFTGTVDFGGSSANQLTAASEDIFLYKFSAAGVPLWTRQAGGTNGDYNYGLAVDATGNAYLTGSISGSATFGSITLASTTTDEDLYVVKYDAQGTALWAQREATANEDQGLDIAVDAAGQVVVGGYANGRQVGTSYESAGYLARFSAPGPLLWSRQITASTPSEYGIGSVAYDGRGGIYAVSSYDGTLTLGPSTLTTNEETSFVARFDGQGTPLWADAATHPTSNDASIFFDVTTDASGNAYIVGGVLGNVSFGSIATTGSGADAFIAKLNAGGVVTANRAPAALALAAYPNPASEHTTLVLPVGGGQLTLLDALGRQVRRQALPASAGSYSVSVAGLTPGMYHLHATLGNGQVAITRLEVR
- a CDS encoding alpha/beta hydrolase, coding for MPPASSVPVSYQPDPLGPDFEQLILAQPADYEGPVRAVLVRCRAAPAGPVRRAVLYVHGFNDYFFQREMAAEYTAHGYRFYALDLRKYGRALLPQQRPNNMRDLAEYFADLDAALAQVQVEGYQEIVLSGHSTGGLITAVYLAQRQPPLVMALVLNSPFLELHQSWLRRQVAVPVAAAVGARWPNLPLPAGLPDTYGQSLHRAYRGQWEYNLAWKPNHVFTVNAGWLRAIRRGQRRVRQGLGLRQPVLVLHSDRTLGGRQWQDDFQRTDIVLNVTHIQQLAPRLGSNVTTQAVPGAIHDVFLSEPVVRAAAYDYVFEWLEGSVGR
- a CDS encoding L,D-transpeptidase family protein, encoding MRLFLLLAAALLAALYARSSARTPEPNPSFRANQLLFPKVRTAYAAHETTVQTLLRSNGLAPEKLELFLRAFKVGRRLEAWGRNQGTGQFVLLRTFRLAGTSGTLGPKRRAGDGQIPEGFYTINRFNPDSKYYLSLGLDYPNTADTFRAGTLDPGNDIFIHGSHETIGCLPITDEGVRELYVLAVEARAAGQTSIPVHIFPFELTADNLARRMASPHLAFWQQLAPGYQVFEDSHELPTVTVTGAGTYAVR
- a CDS encoding DUF4174 domain-containing protein; the encoded protein is MKITVSLLLLTLLLHCAALAQTAPAASLAATLKASKWQKRVLLLCAPNADNADLRRQQQLLAPVRAELNTRDLLVREVFTSQLPPADQRYAREQLKVPANGFVVILIGKDGGVKRRETSPLPPAQLFSTIDAMPMRQQEMRRPN
- a CDS encoding M57 family metalloprotease; protein product: MNFTSYLCTASLIALTVLGGCSEKEAVVNTKQDISADALSQIRQLGFSAADVQRDEDGNYVVEGDIVLSASDLSKRDAVQLLRVGQDEQYRTTNLVTGLPRVITVSISSQLPSSYVAGLDEAIARYNAQNLQLTFARVSSGATISIVRANGSYLASAGFPSGGAPYNQVKVNSRAIGTNPVTGYLATILAHEIGHCIGFRHTDYMDRSYSCGGSTTNEGASTVGAILIPGTPSAADPNSWMLACIGSGQSRPFNANDRTALGYLY
- a CDS encoding ankyrin repeat domain-containing protein; the encoded protein is MDFTSSRPEDLLFNAARQGDVATIQRLLQEGVDVNAQDGRGFTALILAAYDNHPEATRALLAAGANPNLHDASGNTALMGVSFKGYPEIAQLLIDNGADLNARNGNAGTALMFATLFGRHNIVPILLQAGADTTLRDTRGLSARDLAMQQGNEEALKVLPE
- a CDS encoding metal-dependent hydrolase, with amino-acid sequence MSTTQLQLLGHASFRITTPEGHSILLDPWLTNNPFVPDNLRNPERVDLVLLTHGHDDHLDAELPPLLTRTGAKVAAPAPVRFYLQEQGVPAAQCEAMNVGGSIEVLNLRLTMTIAHHAAHVDLPGGGTSHQHEGVGFILCFSDDTVLYAAGDTALFGDMRLLADIYAPTVALLPIGDRYTMGPREAAHAARLLRVPHVVPFHYGTFPSLVGTPDQLRSHLSPADAVMVHELQAGETLAVGELR